Proteins encoded together in one Microbacterium sp. zg-Y625 window:
- a CDS encoding ATP-dependent Clp protease ATP-binding subunit produces MNATQQPGQEEQQSALEQFGINLTDRARQGKLDPVIGRDSEIRRISQVLTRRTKNNPVLIGEPGVGKTAVVEGLAQRIVAGDVADSLKGKELVALDISALVAGAMYRGQFEERLKSVLKEITESEGRVITFIDELHVLMGAGGGEGSVAASNMLKPMLARGELRLIGATTLNEYREFIEKDAALERRFQQVYVGEPSVEDTIAILRGLKERYEAHHKVAIADAALVAAASLSNRYIPSRQLPDKAIDLIDEAASRLRMEIDSAPLEIDELRRHVDRLGLEELALKKEKDAASKERLAALRETLAAEREKLAELQARWERERASLNRVGDLKTRLDAARVEAERAQREGNLERASRLLYAEIPALERQVMEAERAEGAEGERMVGDQVTDEDIAAVISAWTGIPLGRLLQGETEKLLHLERELGKRIIGQRDAVKAVSDAVRRSRAGISDPNRPTGSFLFLGPTGVGKTELAKALAEFLFDDEHAMVRIDMSEYGEKHSVSRLVGAPPGYIGYEQGGQLTEAVRRRPYSVVLLDEVEKAHPEVFDVLLQVMDDGRLTDGQGRTVDFKNVILILTSNLGSPILIDPTLSFEQKKEQVLALVRQAFRPEFVNRLDDVVVFQALTEDDLSQIVELSVDALQRRLKDRRLTLAVTPDARAWLAERGYDPLFGARPLRRLIQSEIQDRLAMAILGGGVRDGDLVRVDVAADGSSLVLTSAGPADTPTADDDVIEAELLDD; encoded by the coding sequence ATGAACGCGACGCAACAGCCCGGTCAGGAGGAGCAGCAGAGCGCCCTCGAGCAGTTCGGCATCAACCTCACCGACCGCGCCCGCCAGGGCAAGCTCGACCCGGTCATCGGCCGTGACAGCGAGATCCGCCGCATCAGCCAGGTGCTCACCCGCCGCACGAAGAACAACCCCGTGCTCATCGGCGAGCCCGGCGTCGGCAAGACCGCCGTCGTGGAGGGGCTCGCCCAGCGAATCGTCGCCGGTGACGTCGCCGACTCGCTCAAGGGCAAGGAGCTCGTCGCCCTCGACATCTCCGCGCTCGTGGCCGGGGCGATGTACCGCGGCCAGTTCGAGGAGCGCCTCAAGAGCGTGCTCAAGGAGATCACCGAGTCCGAGGGTCGCGTCATCACCTTCATCGACGAGCTGCACGTGCTGATGGGCGCCGGCGGCGGGGAAGGCTCCGTCGCGGCATCCAACATGCTCAAGCCCATGCTCGCCCGCGGCGAGCTGCGCCTCATCGGCGCCACGACGCTCAACGAGTACCGGGAGTTCATCGAGAAGGATGCCGCGCTCGAGCGCCGTTTCCAGCAGGTGTACGTCGGCGAGCCGAGCGTCGAGGACACCATCGCGATCCTCCGCGGCCTCAAGGAGCGCTACGAGGCGCACCACAAGGTGGCCATCGCGGATGCCGCGCTGGTGGCGGCGGCATCGCTGTCGAACCGGTACATCCCCTCGCGACAGCTGCCGGACAAGGCGATCGACCTGATCGACGAGGCCGCGTCGCGCCTGCGCATGGAGATCGACTCCGCCCCGCTCGAGATCGACGAGCTCCGTCGGCATGTCGACCGGTTGGGGCTTGAGGAGCTGGCGCTGAAGAAGGAGAAGGATGCCGCCTCGAAGGAGCGCCTCGCGGCCCTGCGCGAAACCCTCGCCGCCGAGCGTGAGAAGCTCGCCGAGCTGCAGGCGCGGTGGGAGCGCGAGCGTGCCTCGCTCAACCGCGTCGGCGACCTCAAGACCCGGCTGGACGCCGCCCGCGTCGAGGCCGAGCGCGCACAGCGCGAGGGGAACCTCGAGCGTGCGTCGCGGCTGCTGTACGCCGAGATCCCGGCGCTCGAGCGTCAGGTGATGGAGGCCGAGCGCGCCGAAGGTGCCGAGGGCGAGCGCATGGTCGGCGACCAGGTGACCGACGAGGACATCGCCGCCGTCATCTCGGCGTGGACCGGCATTCCGCTCGGCCGCCTGCTGCAGGGCGAGACCGAGAAGCTGCTGCACCTCGAGCGGGAGCTGGGCAAGCGCATCATCGGTCAGCGGGATGCCGTCAAGGCGGTGTCCGACGCCGTACGTCGCTCGCGCGCAGGCATCAGCGACCCGAACCGGCCGACCGGGTCGTTCCTGTTCCTGGGTCCCACCGGTGTGGGAAAGACGGAGCTCGCCAAGGCGCTGGCGGAGTTCCTCTTCGACGACGAGCACGCCATGGTGCGCATCGACATGTCGGAGTACGGCGAGAAGCACTCCGTCTCGCGGCTGGTCGGTGCCCCTCCCGGGTACATCGGCTACGAGCAGGGCGGGCAGCTGACCGAAGCGGTGCGCCGGCGCCCGTACTCGGTGGTGCTGCTGGACGAGGTGGAGAAGGCGCACCCCGAGGTCTTCGACGTGCTGCTGCAGGTGATGGACGACGGGCGCCTGACCGACGGCCAGGGACGCACGGTCGACTTCAAGAACGTGATCCTCATCCTCACCTCGAACCTCGGCTCGCCGATCCTCATCGACCCGACCCTGTCGTTCGAACAGAAGAAGGAGCAGGTGCTGGCGCTCGTGCGCCAGGCGTTCCGGCCCGAGTTCGTCAACCGTCTCGACGACGTCGTGGTGTTCCAGGCGCTGACCGAGGACGACCTGTCGCAGATCGTCGAGCTGTCGGTCGACGCGCTGCAGCGCCGCCTGAAGGACCGCCGCCTGACCCTCGCCGTCACCCCCGACGCCCGGGCCTGGCTCGCCGAACGGGGCTACGACCCGCTGTTCGGGGCGCGGCCGCTGCGCCGGCTCATCCAGTCCGAGATCCAGGACCGCCTGGCGATGGCGATCCTCGGCGGCGGGGTGCGCGACGGCGACCTGGTGCGCGTGGACGTCGCCGCGGACGGCTCGTCTCTCGTGTTGACCAGTGCGGGGCCGGCGGACACGCCCACCGCTGACGACGACGTGATCGAGGCCGAGCTGCTCGACGACTGA
- a CDS encoding nitroreductase family protein produces MTDTLDRTAITEVPILDVLAARWSTRVFDAEAPIDEAALASALEAARWAPSANNSQPWRFIVARRGTPEHAAILETLMGFNQAWAGAASALVVFAAVTSHDGTPLAWGAYDTGQAAAHFTVQAHAAGLHTHQMGGFDRDALAAAFDLGSDLAPVTVMAVGTLGDIASAPEPLRERENAPRVRLPLADLLAADA; encoded by the coding sequence ATGACCGACACGCTCGACCGCACCGCCATCACCGAGGTCCCCATCCTCGACGTCCTCGCCGCCCGCTGGAGCACGCGCGTCTTCGACGCCGAGGCCCCCATCGACGAAGCCGCCCTCGCCAGCGCGCTCGAAGCCGCACGCTGGGCGCCGTCGGCCAACAACTCGCAGCCCTGGCGGTTCATCGTCGCGCGGCGGGGCACCCCCGAGCACGCCGCAATCCTGGAGACGCTGATGGGCTTCAACCAGGCATGGGCCGGCGCGGCATCCGCACTGGTGGTCTTCGCCGCCGTCACCAGCCACGACGGCACGCCTCTCGCCTGGGGCGCCTACGACACGGGCCAGGCAGCCGCGCACTTCACGGTGCAGGCCCATGCCGCGGGCCTGCACACGCATCAGATGGGCGGATTCGACCGCGATGCACTGGCCGCGGCATTCGACCTCGGCTCGGACCTCGCTCCGGTCACCGTCATGGCCGTCGGCACGCTCGGCGACATCGCGTCGGCTCCCGAGCCACTGCGCGAGCGGGAGAACGCCCCACGCGTGCGCCTGCCGCTGGCGGACTTGCTGGCTGCCGACGCCTGA
- a CDS encoding glycosyltransferase family 4 protein yields MRLFFDARYIRTDFHDGISRYSAELAAAVHEAAADRGVEVTYLIHDEAQRPLLPEGAQTLAMSAPTSWREPFAARLLNRFAPDVVFSPMQTLGSRGRRYRLILTLHDTIYYRHRTPPRDLPAPIRLGWRLFHLSYVPQRITLNAADVVATVSETSRRQFADVSLTKRPVVVIPNAPQRLAALLPGGRADVKTDGPVRNLVYMGSFMPYKNVETLVRAMRLLPGRTLHLLSRITPARRAELQALAGEGAVVFHNGVTDAAYAAALADRAVLASTSLDEGYGLPLAEALALGVPAVVTDMEIFHEVAGDGAVYVDPHDEKAVAAAVTSLDDDAVRAGVIAAGAAHIARFSWERSADALLDTVTTLARG; encoded by the coding sequence ATCCGTCTGTTCTTCGACGCCCGCTACATCCGCACCGACTTCCACGACGGCATCAGCCGCTACTCCGCCGAGCTCGCCGCGGCCGTGCACGAAGCCGCTGCGGATCGAGGGGTCGAAGTCACCTACCTCATCCACGACGAGGCCCAGCGGCCGCTGCTTCCCGAGGGCGCCCAGACCCTGGCGATGTCCGCTCCGACGTCGTGGCGGGAGCCGTTCGCCGCGCGGCTGCTCAACCGCTTCGCGCCCGACGTGGTGTTCTCCCCGATGCAGACGCTCGGCTCGAGGGGACGGCGGTACCGCCTCATCCTCACCCTGCACGACACCATCTACTACCGTCACCGCACGCCTCCGCGGGATCTGCCGGCGCCGATCCGGCTCGGGTGGCGGCTGTTCCACCTCAGCTACGTGCCGCAGCGGATCACACTGAACGCCGCCGATGTCGTGGCGACCGTCAGCGAGACCAGCCGGCGCCAGTTCGCCGACGTGAGCCTGACGAAGCGGCCCGTCGTGGTGATCCCCAACGCGCCGCAGCGGCTGGCTGCGCTGCTGCCGGGCGGCAGGGCCGACGTGAAGACGGACGGGCCGGTGCGCAACCTCGTCTACATGGGCTCGTTCATGCCCTACAAGAACGTCGAGACGCTGGTGCGGGCGATGCGGCTGCTGCCCGGCCGCACGCTGCACCTGCTCTCGCGCATCACCCCGGCACGCCGAGCCGAACTGCAGGCGCTCGCCGGCGAGGGCGCCGTCGTCTTCCACAACGGCGTGACGGATGCCGCGTACGCGGCGGCGCTCGCAGACCGCGCGGTGCTCGCCTCGACGAGTCTCGACGAGGGGTACGGTCTGCCGCTGGCGGAGGCCCTCGCCCTGGGCGTGCCGGCGGTCGTCACCGACATGGAGATCTTCCACGAGGTCGCCGGCGACGGCGCCGTCTATGTCGACCCGCACGACGAGAAGGCCGTCGCCGCCGCTGTGACGTCGCTGGACGACGACGCCGTGCGCGCCGGCGTGATCGCGGCGGGCGCCGCGCACATCGCGCGGTTCTCGTGGGAGCGCTCGGCAGACGCGCTGCTGGACACCGTCACCACGCTCGCGCGCGGCTGA
- a CDS encoding FAD-dependent oxidoreductase, which yields MPDVLIVGAGPVGTLLAAELARHGVEAALWDRRTAAGGGTRAIGLHAPVLAALEAGGATERILERAVKVRRGEARGGGTLLGVVRFDRLQQRHPYVATLPQPETEAALAVGAPAPVRGMAVSGIQVDGERLRVRATHDDSTLETTAPLVVVAGGAGARGLVFRPGMPRGGEYPDRYLMSDATVPPRDDAAVAVVHLDERGVLESFPLPDGRRRFVAWDTGGAAGVDDDDAARLARLRAALAARGEHEGAAAITAAASFRVRRVVAPHLRRGRLFAIGDTAHEVSPIGGQGMNLGLLDAAGLAPLLARWVREGAAPEPELAAWERDRVRSAGRAALLASANTGLGRPVGAAAHAVRSRAMRLALAAGGTLFARAYAMGFDAAG from the coding sequence ATGCCTGACGTCCTCATCGTCGGTGCGGGTCCCGTCGGCACCTTGCTCGCGGCCGAGCTCGCCCGGCACGGCGTCGAGGCGGCGCTGTGGGACCGGCGCACGGCGGCCGGCGGCGGAACACGGGCGATCGGCCTGCACGCGCCGGTGCTCGCCGCGCTGGAAGCCGGTGGCGCCACCGAGCGCATCCTCGAGCGCGCCGTGAAGGTGCGCCGGGGCGAGGCGCGGGGCGGGGGGACGCTGCTCGGCGTCGTGCGGTTCGACCGGCTGCAGCAGCGGCATCCGTATGTCGCGACGCTCCCGCAGCCCGAGACCGAGGCGGCGCTGGCGGTCGGCGCTCCCGCGCCGGTGCGCGGGATGGCGGTCAGCGGCATCCAGGTCGACGGCGAACGCCTGCGCGTGCGGGCCACCCACGACGACAGCACGCTCGAGACGACGGCGCCCCTCGTCGTCGTCGCCGGCGGCGCCGGTGCTCGGGGGCTGGTGTTCCGCCCCGGCATGCCGCGCGGCGGAGAATACCCGGACCGCTACCTCATGTCGGATGCCACCGTCCCCCCGCGCGACGACGCCGCCGTGGCGGTCGTGCACCTCGACGAGCGCGGCGTGCTCGAGTCGTTCCCGCTGCCCGACGGCCGTCGCCGATTCGTGGCGTGGGACACCGGGGGCGCCGCGGGCGTGGACGATGACGACGCAGCCCGCCTCGCGCGACTGCGCGCGGCGCTGGCCGCCCGCGGTGAGCACGAGGGAGCGGCGGCGATCACGGCTGCGGCATCCTTCCGCGTCCGCCGCGTGGTGGCGCCCCACCTGCGTCGCGGTCGGCTGTTCGCGATCGGCGACACCGCGCACGAGGTGAGCCCCATCGGCGGGCAGGGCATGAACCTGGGGCTGCTGGATGCCGCCGGCCTCGCGCCGCTGCTCGCGCGCTGGGTGCGGGAGGGGGCGGCGCCGGAGCCCGAGCTGGCCGCGTGGGAGCGTGACCGGGTGCGATCGGCCGGGCGGGCGGCGCTGCTGGCGTCCGCGAACACCGGGCTCGGGCGCCCTGTCGGAGCTGCGGCGCACGCTGTCCGGTCGCGCGCCATGCGTCTCGCGCTGGCGGCGGGCGGAACGCTGTTCGCCCGCGCGTACGCCATGGGGTTCGACGCGGCCGGCTGA
- a CDS encoding methyltransferase domain-containing protein, whose translation MSLRQRDTALRELMDDPQCDPGRLDATLRRFGTVNRLVSGWGGIYRAHLRPHLAGLGRPARVLDLGCGGGDLIGRLAGLARRDGLRVQWLGVDPDTRAHAVARARERDDVRFRCTDSTALRAEGERFDAVVSNHVLHHLTPEELAGFAADSLALSSGPVLHADIARGRLAYGLYAVGIAPLAPGTFLHTDGLRSIRRSYRPDELQRALEPAAAGAGAARVWHVDSPAPFRLLARGSGHA comes from the coding sequence GTGAGCCTTCGGCAGCGCGACACGGCCCTGCGGGAACTCATGGACGACCCGCAGTGCGATCCGGGTCGATTGGATGCCACGCTCCGCCGTTTCGGCACCGTCAACCGGCTCGTCTCGGGCTGGGGCGGGATCTACCGCGCGCATCTGCGCCCGCACCTGGCGGGACTCGGCCGGCCCGCGCGCGTGCTGGATCTCGGCTGCGGGGGCGGCGACCTCATCGGGCGGCTGGCCGGGCTCGCACGGCGCGACGGCCTGCGCGTGCAGTGGCTGGGCGTCGACCCCGACACCCGCGCACACGCCGTCGCCCGCGCGAGGGAACGCGACGATGTGCGGTTCCGCTGTACCGATTCGACGGCCCTCCGCGCCGAGGGAGAGCGCTTCGACGCGGTCGTCTCCAACCACGTGCTGCACCACCTCACTCCCGAAGAACTGGCCGGTTTCGCGGCCGATTCGCTGGCGCTCTCGAGCGGTCCGGTGCTGCACGCCGACATCGCCCGCGGACGCCTCGCGTACGGTCTCTACGCCGTCGGGATCGCCCCGCTCGCTCCGGGCACGTTCCTTCACACCGACGGGCTGCGGTCGATCCGCCGCAGCTACCGCCCGGATGAGCTGCAGCGGGCCCTTGAACCCGCGGCCGCGGGTGCGGGTGCGGCGCGCGTCTGGCACGTGGACAGCCCGGCTCCCTTCCGCCTGCTCGCCCGCGGATCCGGCCATGCCTGA
- a CDS encoding type III polyketide synthase yields MVTSVLSIGTAVPPTRLAQQDVRDLFVAQPGASRLTQRLIGAAFDASGIESRHTVLAEFSGEVPETPSGIPVIDETGRILSPSTGARNAEYIRQAPPLFAAAADAALRGAGITPDQVTHVVTVSCTGVFAPGPDYRLVRDLGLPVTVERYHLGFVGCAAALPGLRTAARICAGDPAAVVLVVCAELCTLHFRVSDDPQQIVSSSVFADGAAAAVVSADPGLRGAQWLELERFGTAVTDDGEHDMAWTVGDEGFEMVLSAEVPRIIGREIRGVVARFLGDDDVDAWAVHPGGRSVLDRVESGLELPASTLEVSRRILRDYGNMSSATILFILREFLNGTGDGDTPDARRIATLAFGPGLTVESALVTRGTAEVP; encoded by the coding sequence ATGGTCACCAGCGTCCTGTCGATCGGCACTGCGGTCCCGCCGACGCGGCTGGCGCAGCAGGATGTGCGCGATCTCTTCGTCGCCCAGCCCGGCGCCAGCCGCCTCACCCAGCGCCTGATCGGCGCCGCGTTCGACGCATCCGGCATCGAAAGCCGCCACACGGTGCTGGCCGAGTTCTCGGGCGAGGTCCCCGAGACCCCCTCCGGCATCCCGGTGATCGACGAAACCGGCCGCATCCTGTCGCCGTCGACCGGCGCGCGCAACGCCGAGTACATCCGGCAGGCCCCTCCCCTGTTCGCCGCAGCGGCGGATGCCGCGCTCCGCGGCGCCGGCATCACCCCCGACCAGGTGACGCATGTCGTCACCGTCTCGTGCACCGGCGTGTTCGCGCCCGGGCCGGACTACCGCCTCGTGCGCGACCTCGGCCTGCCGGTCACGGTCGAGCGATACCACCTCGGGTTCGTCGGCTGTGCGGCCGCCCTTCCCGGCCTGCGCACGGCAGCCCGCATCTGCGCCGGTGATCCGGCGGCGGTCGTGCTGGTCGTCTGCGCCGAGCTGTGCACGCTGCACTTCCGGGTCTCCGACGACCCGCAGCAGATCGTCTCGTCATCGGTGTTCGCCGACGGCGCCGCTGCCGCGGTCGTCAGCGCCGATCCAGGCCTGCGCGGCGCGCAGTGGCTGGAGCTCGAACGGTTCGGCACCGCGGTGACCGACGACGGCGAACACGACATGGCCTGGACCGTCGGCGACGAGGGATTCGAGATGGTCCTGTCCGCAGAAGTCCCCCGCATCATCGGACGCGAGATCCGCGGCGTCGTCGCCCGGTTCCTCGGCGACGACGACGTGGATGCCTGGGCGGTGCACCCCGGCGGCCGCAGCGTGCTGGACCGTGTCGAGTCGGGCTTGGAGCTGCCGGCATCCACCCTGGAGGTGTCGCGGCGCATCCTGCGCGACTACGGCAACATGTCCAGCGCGACCATCCTGTTCATCCTTCGCGAGTTCCTCAACGGCACCGGCGACGGCGACACCCCCGACGCCCGACGCATCGCGACCCTCGCGTTCGGCCCCGGGCTCACCGTCGAGTCGGCCCTCGTCACCCGCGGCACGGCAGAAGTCCCGTGA
- a CDS encoding GlxA family transcriptional regulator has protein sequence MNTVACVVQPGFAPFEFGVACEAFGLDRTDDGIPKFDFRVVTAEPGAIPSKLGFSINVDADLAFADEADLVVISPVPREWWHRSDPRVLDVVRRAVARGAWVLSVCSGSFVLADAGVLDGRRATTHWMYADDMARMYPLVEVDPDVLYVQDGRIITSAGTAAGLDACLHLLRQELGAEMTNTIARRMVVPPQRDGGQAQFISRPLPVAAGDSLAPVSDWMVANLREDLTVEQLAARAHMSPRTFARRFKADFGATPAAWLGRQRLIHAQRLLEKTDFGLDRIADESGFGSAAVLRQNFARTLGMTPTAYRRRFSCARSEAAPAA, from the coding sequence ATGAACACTGTGGCGTGCGTCGTGCAACCGGGGTTCGCCCCGTTCGAGTTCGGCGTGGCGTGCGAAGCCTTCGGGCTGGATCGCACCGACGATGGCATCCCCAAGTTCGACTTCCGGGTCGTCACGGCGGAGCCGGGCGCGATCCCGTCGAAGCTGGGCTTCTCGATCAACGTCGATGCGGACCTGGCGTTCGCCGACGAGGCGGACCTCGTGGTGATCTCGCCGGTGCCGCGGGAGTGGTGGCATCGCAGCGACCCGCGCGTGCTCGATGTCGTGCGCCGAGCGGTCGCGCGCGGCGCGTGGGTGCTCAGCGTCTGCAGCGGCTCGTTCGTGCTGGCCGATGCCGGCGTGCTGGACGGGCGGCGCGCGACGACGCACTGGATGTACGCCGACGACATGGCGCGCATGTACCCGCTCGTCGAGGTCGACCCGGACGTGCTCTACGTGCAGGACGGGCGCATCATCACCAGCGCCGGCACGGCGGCGGGGTTGGATGCCTGTCTGCATCTGCTGCGGCAGGAGCTCGGGGCAGAGATGACCAACACGATCGCGCGCCGCATGGTGGTGCCGCCCCAGCGCGACGGTGGTCAGGCCCAGTTCATCTCCCGGCCGCTGCCGGTGGCCGCCGGTGACTCGCTGGCGCCGGTGAGCGACTGGATGGTGGCGAACCTGCGCGAGGACCTCACGGTCGAGCAGCTCGCCGCCCGCGCGCACATGTCGCCGCGCACCTTCGCCCGCCGCTTCAAGGCCGACTTCGGAGCGACCCCTGCCGCGTGGCTGGGCCGACAGCGGCTGATCCACGCGCAGCGGCTGCTGGAGAAGACCGACTTCGGCCTGGACCGCATCGCCGACGAGTCGGGGTTCGGGTCGGCCGCGGTGCTGCGGCAGAACTTCGCCCGCACCCTGGGTATGACGCCGACGGCGTATCGCCGGCGGTTCAGCTGTGCGCGCTCCGAGGCTGCGCCCGCCGCCTGA
- a CDS encoding VOC family protein, with the protein MLADVRTFSSFSVDDIDAALTFYRDTLGLDAEITAMGIVQLNLAGGARAIAYPKQDHRPADFTVLNFVVDDVDAAVDDLRSRGVETKIYTDPDFGTDERGISRGNGGPAIAWFRDPAGNVLSVLQDV; encoded by the coding sequence ATGCTCGCCGACGTGCGCACCTTCAGCAGCTTCTCGGTCGATGACATCGACGCCGCGCTGACCTTCTACCGCGACACCCTCGGCCTCGACGCCGAGATCACGGCCATGGGGATCGTGCAGCTGAACCTCGCCGGCGGAGCGCGTGCCATCGCCTACCCGAAGCAGGACCACCGGCCGGCGGACTTCACGGTGCTGAACTTCGTCGTCGACGACGTGGATGCCGCGGTCGACGACCTCCGCTCCCGCGGCGTCGAGACGAAGATCTACACCGATCCCGACTTCGGCACCGACGAGCGGGGCATCTCGCGGGGCAACGGCGGGCCGGCGATCGCGTGGTTCCGCGATCCCGCCGGCAACGTGCTGAGCGTGCTGCAGGACGTGTGA
- the rraA gene encoding ribonuclease E activity regulator RraA, with amino-acid sequence MTIATADLYDQRGDELDSVALQFHDFGGHTAFDGPVRTIRCHRDNALVKQTLATPGDGAVLVIDGAGSLESALVGDRIAASAVENGWAGLIVHGAVRDREALAALPIGIKALGSNPRTSAKAGVGEIDVHVTIAGIVFATGKHVWADADGVLVER; translated from the coding sequence ATGACCATCGCGACCGCAGACCTCTACGACCAGCGCGGCGACGAACTCGACTCCGTCGCCCTCCAATTCCACGACTTCGGCGGCCATACCGCGTTCGACGGCCCGGTTCGCACCATCCGGTGCCACCGCGACAACGCGCTCGTGAAGCAGACGCTCGCGACCCCCGGCGACGGCGCCGTGCTCGTGATCGACGGAGCCGGCTCCCTCGAGTCGGCGCTCGTGGGCGACCGCATCGCGGCATCCGCCGTCGAGAACGGCTGGGCGGGCCTCATCGTGCACGGTGCAGTGCGCGACCGCGAGGCGCTCGCCGCACTTCCCATCGGCATCAAAGCCCTCGGGTCGAACCCCCGCACGAGCGCCAAGGCGGGCGTCGGCGAGATCGACGTGCACGTGACCATCGCCGGCATCGTCTTCGCCACCGGAAAGCACGTCTGGGCCGACGCCGACGGCGTGCTCGTGGAGCGCTGA
- a CDS encoding UbiA family prenyltransferase, producing the protein MITLRALWGASHPGPSVVVTVLAVALGVAAGLEPWRIAVLGLAVLCGQLSVGISNDAIDRDRDREVGRTDKPLVRGDVSARTAWTVAVVAVVAALVLSALLGVGMLAAHAVALASAWAYNAGLKATPLSIAPFVLSFGIFPSLATLSAQPPAVAAWWAWVAGGALGAAVHLTNVLPDLDDDRRTGVRGLAHRMGARPAAALAGIAVLAGAGAVLWGAADAGALGPLSWMLFAAVAVLALATVARVIVRPPDRTVFRLVMAAALLLAVQLVTSPPSLVP; encoded by the coding sequence GTGATCACGCTTCGGGCGCTGTGGGGCGCCTCGCACCCCGGCCCCTCCGTCGTGGTCACGGTGCTCGCGGTGGCGCTCGGAGTCGCTGCGGGACTGGAGCCGTGGCGCATCGCGGTGCTCGGGCTCGCGGTGCTGTGCGGACAGCTCTCGGTGGGGATCTCGAACGACGCGATCGACCGGGACCGCGACCGCGAGGTGGGGCGCACCGACAAGCCCCTCGTGCGGGGCGACGTCTCAGCCCGCACGGCATGGACCGTGGCGGTCGTGGCGGTCGTGGCGGCGCTGGTGCTCTCGGCCCTGCTCGGCGTCGGCATGCTGGCCGCCCACGCCGTCGCGCTCGCGTCGGCCTGGGCCTACAACGCCGGCCTCAAGGCGACACCGCTGTCGATCGCCCCCTTCGTGCTGAGCTTCGGGATCTTCCCATCACTCGCCACGCTCTCCGCCCAGCCGCCCGCGGTCGCCGCCTGGTGGGCGTGGGTCGCCGGCGGCGCGCTCGGCGCCGCCGTGCACCTGACCAACGTGCTGCCCGACCTCGACGACGACCGCCGCACCGGCGTGCGCGGGCTCGCTCACCGCATGGGCGCGCGCCCGGCCGCGGCGCTCGCCGGCATCGCGGTGCTCGCCGGTGCCGGCGCGGTGCTGTGGGGAGCGGCGGATGCCGGGGCGCTCGGCCCGCTCTCGTGGATGCTGTTCGCCGCGGTCGCCGTGCTCGCCCTCGCGACGGTCGCGCGCGTGATCGTTCGGCCGCCCGACCGCACGGTGTTCCGCCTCGTGATGGCCGCCGCCCTGCTCCTCGCGGTGCAGCTGGTGACGTCGCCCCCCAGCCTGGTCCCCTGA